A region from the Vicinamibacterales bacterium genome encodes:
- a CDS encoding RNA polymerase sigma factor, with amino-acid sequence MRDLALTDMERLGAFDEAERTFQMTEEAFRVFYELTARPVRVYLSRMTGDDRLADDLLQEAYYRFLRSNAAFDSDDHRRNYLFRIATNLVQDHRRRPRVEVAATTAAQESVAAPADAHSADRAAARIDLSRAMEQLKPRERSLLWLAYAQGWSHEEIAVALGVKTASLKAMLFRARHRLAVLLKIPGGRS; translated from the coding sequence ATGCGTGATCTCGCACTGACCGACATGGAACGCCTCGGCGCCTTTGACGAAGCCGAACGAACGTTCCAGATGACCGAGGAAGCCTTCCGCGTCTTCTACGAGCTGACGGCGCGGCCGGTGCGCGTGTATCTGTCGCGCATGACGGGCGATGACCGCCTCGCCGATGACCTGCTGCAGGAGGCCTATTACCGGTTCCTGCGATCGAACGCGGCGTTCGACAGCGATGACCACCGGCGTAACTACCTGTTCCGCATCGCCACCAACCTGGTGCAGGACCACCGCCGGCGGCCCCGCGTGGAAGTGGCGGCCACCACCGCGGCGCAAGAATCGGTGGCCGCGCCGGCCGATGCGCACAGCGCCGATCGCGCCGCGGCCCGCATCGACCTGTCGCGCGCCATGGAGCAGCTGAAACCACGCGAACGCAGCCTGCTCTGGCTGGCCTACGCGCAGGGGTGGTCGCACGAAGAAATCGCCGTGGCCCTCGGCGTGAAGACCGCGAGCCTGAAGGCCATGCTCTTCCGCGCCCGCCATCGCCTTGCCGTGTTGTTGAAGATCCCCGGAGGCCGGTCGTGA
- a CDS encoding creatininase family protein: MKKIALAALSIVVLAGTFAAAQQGQRRPPDPRSMGGGDCRDNPYNCNDAVNPLPPATSVWLEEMTWMDVRDALKAGKTSIIVSTGGIEPNGPWLVTGKHNYVLHANCEAIARKLGNALCAPIIKLVPEGGIEPKTGHMLSPGTMTMREETFRAVLTDAAESLQAHGFKNVIFIGDSGGNQAGQKAVAEALTAKWAGKALALHIPEYYDYASVAKHMEGQGIGEGKSDGMHDDPIITLNMFIDDPNSVRYDGRVKAGKASINGHSIADRAKATAQAKQIVEFRATKTVEAINKAIAAKGGK; the protein is encoded by the coding sequence ATGAAAAAGATCGCGCTTGCAGCACTGAGCATCGTCGTCCTGGCCGGTACTTTCGCGGCGGCCCAGCAGGGCCAGCGTCGGCCGCCCGATCCGCGGTCGATGGGTGGCGGCGACTGCCGCGACAACCCCTACAACTGCAACGACGCGGTCAATCCCCTGCCGCCCGCCACCTCGGTGTGGCTGGAAGAGATGACGTGGATGGACGTCCGCGACGCCTTGAAGGCGGGCAAGACCAGCATCATCGTCTCTACCGGGGGCATCGAGCCGAACGGTCCGTGGCTGGTGACGGGCAAGCACAACTACGTGCTGCACGCCAACTGCGAGGCGATTGCGCGCAAGCTGGGCAACGCGTTGTGTGCGCCGATCATCAAGCTGGTGCCCGAGGGCGGCATCGAGCCCAAGACCGGGCACATGCTGTCGCCCGGCACCATGACAATGCGTGAGGAGACGTTCCGCGCGGTGCTCACCGATGCGGCGGAGAGCCTGCAGGCCCACGGCTTCAAGAACGTCATCTTCATCGGCGACAGCGGCGGCAACCAGGCCGGCCAGAAGGCCGTGGCCGAAGCGCTGACGGCGAAGTGGGCCGGCAAGGCGCTGGCGCTGCACATCCCCGAGTACTACGACTACGCCAGCGTGGCGAAGCACATGGAAGGCCAGGGCATCGGCGAGGGCAAGAGCGACGGCATGCACGACGACCCGATCATCACGCTCAACATGTTCATCGACGACCCGAACTCGGTCCGTTATGACGGGCGCGTGAAGGCGGGCAAGGCCAGCATCAACGGCCACTCGATCGCCGACCGCGCCAAGGCGACCGCCCAGGCGAAGCAGATCGTCGAGTTCCGGGCCACCAAGACCGTCGAGGCGATCAATAAGGCGATCGCCGCGAAGGGCGGGAAGTAA
- a CDS encoding TPM domain-containing protein, which yields MKPIGAACACWILAAGLVLAQSGFPKPDGYVSDFAGVLDQPAEDALEARLAEVERKSSSEIAVAIVKSLDGMSVEEYANRMFKEWGVGQAKTDNGVLVVVAPGEREMRIEVGYGLEGVLPDGLAGEIRDAQFLPRFREDDYAGGITAGVNRLADIVERNQVLTPEELARFNQSSDEPPVFVLVPFLGIFVAIGSFMIGLGFRTKAVFPILFGGFFAGLPMLMALLVIFTAALFTLVPLALAMAVVGFRLGGRASWRDSFRPPKGKGGGKSSGGGWVMGGGSSGSGSSSGGSSSSGSSFGGGSSGGGGASGRW from the coding sequence ATGAAACCAATTGGGGCGGCGTGCGCGTGCTGGATCCTGGCCGCGGGACTTGTGCTGGCCCAGTCGGGCTTCCCCAAGCCTGACGGCTACGTGAGCGATTTCGCCGGCGTGCTTGACCAGCCGGCCGAAGACGCGCTCGAGGCGCGGCTCGCCGAGGTCGAGCGCAAGTCGTCTTCCGAGATCGCGGTCGCGATCGTGAAGTCCCTCGACGGCATGTCGGTCGAGGAGTACGCGAATCGCATGTTCAAGGAGTGGGGCGTCGGCCAGGCCAAGACCGACAACGGTGTGCTGGTGGTGGTGGCGCCGGGCGAGCGCGAGATGCGCATCGAGGTGGGCTACGGCCTCGAAGGCGTGCTCCCCGACGGCCTCGCCGGCGAGATTCGCGACGCGCAGTTCCTGCCGCGCTTCCGCGAAGACGACTACGCCGGCGGGATCACCGCCGGCGTCAACCGCCTCGCCGACATCGTCGAACGCAACCAGGTGCTCACGCCCGAGGAGCTGGCGCGGTTCAACCAGTCATCGGACGAACCGCCGGTGTTCGTCCTCGTGCCCTTCCTCGGCATTTTCGTCGCCATCGGATCGTTCATGATCGGCCTGGGCTTCCGAACCAAGGCCGTGTTCCCGATCTTGTTCGGCGGCTTCTTTGCCGGCCTGCCGATGCTGATGGCCCTGCTCGTCATCTTCACCGCGGCCCTGTTCACACTGGTACCCCTCGCGCTGGCGATGGCGGTGGTCGGGTTCCGGCTCGGCGGACGGGCGTCGTGGCGTGACTCGTTCCGGCCGCCAAAGGGTAAGGGCGGCGGGAAGAGCAGCGGCGGTGGATGGGTGATGGGCGGCGGCTCGAGCGGCTCTGGCTCGAGCTCGGGCGGCTCGTCGAGCAGCGGCAGCAGCTTCGGCGGCGGATCGTCCGGCGGTGGAGGTGCGAGCGGCCGGTGGTAG
- a CDS encoding CDP-alcohol phosphatidyltransferase family protein has translation MTDPRRRMSMLRSFTWADLLTIANAACGTISIFLCLDYIATDNRRFFWAAFFLLPGALVFDVLDGYVARLDTRRQSFLGADLDSLADVISFGVAPAVLGFTLGLRGGWDMTILTYFVVCGVSRLARFNATAAELTDAGTGKVKYFEGTPIPTSVLLVLLLGLAFYLGYVDERLWFGVYKVGPALLHPLALIFAASGSAMVSATLRIPKP, from the coding sequence ATGACGGACCCTCGCCGGCGCATGTCGATGCTGCGGTCGTTCACGTGGGCCGATCTGCTGACCATTGCCAACGCCGCGTGCGGCACCATCTCGATCTTCCTCTGCCTCGACTACATCGCCACCGACAACCGCCGGTTCTTCTGGGCGGCCTTCTTCCTGCTGCCGGGGGCCCTGGTGTTCGACGTGCTCGACGGCTACGTGGCGCGTCTCGATACGCGGCGGCAGTCCTTCCTGGGCGCCGATCTCGACTCTCTGGCCGACGTGATCTCGTTTGGCGTCGCCCCGGCCGTGCTTGGTTTTACCCTCGGCCTGCGCGGCGGCTGGGACATGACCATCCTCACCTACTTCGTGGTCTGCGGCGTCAGTCGTCTTGCGCGCTTCAACGCCACCGCCGCGGAGCTCACTGATGCCGGCACCGGGAAGGTGAAGTACTTCGAAGGCACACCGATCCCGACCAGCGTGCTCCTGGTCCTGTTGTTGGGGCTGGCGTTCTACCTTGGCTACGTTGACGAGCGTCTCTGGTTCGGCGTGTACAAGGTGGGCCCCGCCTTGCTGCACCCCCTCGCGTTGATCTTCGCCGCCAGTGGCAGCGCCATGGTCAGCGCGACCTTGCGGATCCCCAAACCCTGA
- a CDS encoding creatininase family protein — translation MLITSLAAYAQAPAAPPGDRRVASVNTQPRVDVTNMPRPIDMHDSVWIEDLTMLEVRDLIKAGKTTALILAGGIEENGPFLTTGKHNNVLKGTGESIARALGNALVAPIVTLEPGNPLRPNLSPGTVVLSQATYRAVLTDMSNSLRGQGFTNIVLLGDSGGNLNGMKDVAATLNAEWKGQGAVHFIPEYYNYADVEQFQEKVLGIHEKLEGYHDDYYISAIIATVSTDAIRMPERVKAGKFAINGVPLAPIEKTIANGRKMIAFRTEATVAAIKKSMGK, via the coding sequence GTGCTCATCACATCCCTGGCGGCTTACGCCCAGGCTCCCGCCGCGCCGCCGGGCGACCGGCGCGTGGCGTCCGTCAACACGCAGCCGCGCGTGGATGTGACCAACATGCCCCGGCCCATCGACATGCACGACAGCGTGTGGATTGAAGACCTCACCATGCTCGAGGTCCGCGACCTCATCAAGGCCGGCAAGACCACCGCGCTGATCCTGGCGGGAGGCATCGAGGAGAACGGGCCGTTCCTCACCACCGGCAAGCACAACAACGTGCTCAAGGGCACCGGCGAATCGATTGCGCGCGCGCTCGGCAACGCCCTGGTGGCGCCGATTGTCACGCTCGAACCGGGTAACCCGCTGCGGCCCAACCTGTCGCCGGGCACCGTGGTGTTGTCGCAGGCCACCTATCGCGCCGTGCTCACCGATATGTCCAACAGCTTGCGCGGCCAGGGCTTCACCAACATCGTGTTGCTGGGCGACAGCGGCGGCAACCTGAACGGCATGAAGGACGTTGCCGCCACGCTCAACGCGGAATGGAAGGGGCAGGGCGCCGTCCACTTCATCCCCGAGTACTACAACTACGCCGACGTCGAGCAGTTCCAGGAGAAGGTGCTCGGCATCCACGAGAAGCTCGAGGGCTACCACGACGATTACTACATCTCCGCCATCATCGCCACGGTCAGCACCGACGCCATCCGGATGCCGGAGCGCGTCAAGGCCGGCAAGTTCGCGATTAACGGCGTGCCGCTGGCGCCGATCGAGAAGACCATCGCGAACGGCAGGAAGATGATCGCGTTCCGCACCGAAGCCACGGTGGCGGCGATCAAGAAGTCGATGGGGAAGTAG